The nucleotide sequence CGTACCAGACGCGGACATGGCAAAGTTTACCGCTCGCCCTCCGCGCGCGCGACGCCGAAGGAAAATGTGGCAACAAGCTAGGTACCTGCCTATTCGAtgacttttatttttttttagagcttcACAAACCTGATTTCATGCGTTAGATTCAGGACAATGAGAATACTGATGAATTTCCACAAAGCATCCATCATTTGTGCGTCTCGCCAGCGCTCGCTACCCGGGCGGTACTTTTGAGAGTTGGCGGTCCGAAACTGCCCTCTGCTGAGACTAGATTGACTTACCTAGGCCGTCCTCAAAAAGACTGAGCGCGACCGCAATAAGCTTGTTTGATGCTCTCGCGTGGTGTAGATCAACAAAACTCAAAAGATCCTTCTCAGAAACCAACCCCattgtttttatttgttttgttctccAAGGACGCGCATGTAATTTTGCCCACGTTACCTGCCTGCAGCAGCGCCTGTAGGGCTTGGCAAAGAAAGTTGGAAATAAAGAATTTTTCCAAAAAATCCCACCCTGTCGATCAGACCTTACCTTGGCTGGCGCTACCCAGGTTGGATTCCCCCCCAACAATGGCCCTGCCTTGGCAGGCGTGTAAATTAGAGTAGGGGTTCGACTCCGCGCCCACTGGGGGGGCCCGGGTTGCAGCGGTCATGGTTGAGCCCTAGCCGCTAATCACCGTGTACCGATTGATTGAGGCATGGGGCCGAAGACGGGGCCGACGATGGGGACGGGGTTGGTCGACTTTTTGGAACGGTTATGCATTGGGCACCGGGTTGGATCGAAAATAACAAACAGCGATGACCAGAAAGTCGCATTGAtctcgttttcttttttttctattctcTTCATTAACCTGAGAAATGTGGTTTTTTGAAGCTCCTCCGCGACCgaccacacacacacacacacacacacccctTTGGCACTTTGATGACCCTTTTTTTGTCAGGGATCAAACCTGGGAGGGCCCTGACTCCTCCTGGCTCAAACGTTGGCCACGGTGGGTTTTCAATAGATTTGAGTAAATCCTACTGTAGCTGTCTCTCTCCTCTATTCAAAAGTTCCTTTCTTTCTAAATCGAATCCTTGTTTTACAACAAAAGCCTAATATCTGCACAGCTTTCCTCCAcgccgcggccgccgccgagttCGAACTTGGCCCGCATCACAGATATTAATTGCGTGGTACTCATACTACGCAAACAGCCACACCTGACACCGTCATTCTCGTTCGTATTTTTAGCATCAATAGAGTCACCAGGCTGCGACCTCACCACGTAACTAATCTAACATAGTTTTATAGTTTCCAGGTACGATGCCAGAATGAGTgggttcttttctttcccaaCGCCCCACAAGAACCTGAGGGtctgttgtttttttgggggcCCGTTCCCACATATAAGCCGGAGAGCCCCTGGAGACCTAATATGTAGATTTTCACATGGGAGGGGCGTTGGacaaatcttttttttttctctctttttctttgtttccccTGTGTACAAGCTCTCCCTAGTACCGTAGCAATTTTCTGAGATGCTGGGGCCATTCTGGGGGGCTGAACTGCGAGTAAGTCAAAGATTGTAGCTTACTCGCCATGGTCACGGAATGCGACCCTTAACGGTCCACTAGACGGTGAAGGAGGCAGGCCGGCGGATCCGTTCACGGGCTGATGTTCATCTCCGTCGTTTACCAGTAGGTTCTCTGCGTTGTATCTGTTGACATTAATAGCAAACGGCGGAGATGAGTGTCGCTTTGAGGACGGGACCCCGGTGGGAGCAGCTGTTGGcttttcttatttttatttttattcttttctgTCTGATTAACCGCACGCCATTTCCCATCAAGGTTCCTGTAAAGCTCAGGGGTTGGTCGCATCAGCCATGGATATACCACCGTACCACGTATTAATGTTCTGGAAGAACCCATCCAACGTCGCTTGCAATGATACTGGAACATGTGACTGCTAGGATAGCAGATGTGGCTCCGTTCGCCTctgtttactttttttttcgtggtCGACGGCATTACTTCGTAACGGCGCGAAGGCTAATTTAGCCCTGCGGGAGGTTTGCTCCACCGCGAATCCTCGAGGCCCTGTCCTGGCAAAGAAAGATATGCGGAGGCAAAAGGGGAATTCCTGACTGTTTTGGATAATCGTCTCAATCGACAAACCGTGACTGTCTTCCAGAAACTGTCAACCAAGGTGCCTGTCAGATCCAGACGGTTGCTATTACCCTACTGCCGGCGCATAGCGCTTGAAACATGAGATGAGAAGAGCCGGCAAATGGCGACGGGCGCAGGAATAATATAGTCCCCAgggtgttttgttttttttttttttttttgagccaCGCGTCGTTCTTTTTGAGCCtataccaaaaaaagaattgcCGGAAAGGTTTATTTTCATAGTATACTAAAAAAACGTCAGTCACATAGGGATGAATGTAAATCTTAGGCTGACATTTGCTCCCGAAATCTCCAGCGGAGCCGAACACCGAACCACTGCCGAACCGCAAAAGCATCAATTACATGTGGAGGGTGGGTGTGGGATGTCTGTCTGTAGAGTTTAAAGCTAAGGCTTAGGGGCTCACGCAGAGAATAGGTTTGGAAAAAGCCTAGACTATGAGTAAAGACGAATGATTGAtggtttgcttttttttttgaggttGTGCATGAATCCCTGTTTGTGATCTGGAAAAGAAATGACCCCAGGCACATGTCATGATCAAAGTTGGAGCGAGTGCTTGGGGGTGGGTCTGGGAAGGGTATGTCGAGGTCCATAATGCTTGTATGATGTTCATGCTCtagaagtagtagtagtagtagtagtagtattatttaacgccgggctcggcccggctcattagccggccgttagcaacctcccgaggggtatctcggcgcgctttctattttctctatttacacagcggaaaacaagggcatagaagcgaatcgagcctgaccgggttcgtgcccggtcctgcttacaggtttgttcactgacgcgaccccgtgccttcaggcgcacggaggattcgtctgacggcagttgacggctcttcatcgagaggggcctgtgtccaaacagcggagctgtcggtcgtttgtagccatggagacgaagttcccaacaagtgtgggctcgacggcacaggcgggtggttgttgtcgatagccagccgggttatccttgccacgggtaagcggggaggaggtggagggagcaggattcgaacctacgttactcaagtaacagccgtggcgcttaaccactgcgccattccccccttcaTGCTCTAGAAGCACACAAGTTTTTGGCCGCAAGATCTAGGTAAACATCATGCCGGGGTTTTGCTAGGTGTTTGATATGCAGAAGATCCCTAGTCTCTTCAAGTTAAGGACCGTTTGACACATCCTGAATAGCTTCGGTGAGTCGATCAATAGTCTGGCCTAGATTGTGTTTATTTTTGACACTGGCAGTCCTGGTTAGTGTCGGCATTAGTGCGCTTCAGGTGCCTTCAGCCAGGTGAAGCTGGAAAAAATCATCTAGCTGGCCAATTGATACTAAGTCTGATTTGATTTGTCATGCATTATACGTGGCATTGATTGCAACGGTGAATGTGGTTTTTATACCAACTATACACGGTTGCGGTGTAACATAGCAAGAAATAATTAGCAGCAAAAGGACAACTAGTCTAAATTTAGACTGGTGTCATGGAGAGGGCACTCGGTGTACCTTTGCTGTAAGTGCCTGTAATTCATTATTTCAACTCGCCAAGGTGTACAAACGGTCTAGCCGTTAAGATCCTCAGATATAGAATCATCTCAGTTCTGATGCGAACCATGCTGGTACCGAATTGAAACTCTGACGTGAGGCTGGTCTCAGGTATAGAGTGTCCACTTGAGCTCGAGCTGAGCAAATTCACCAAGCGTAAAAGAATGCATAGGGGAAAAACCTACGGAGGCTTGAGCCTAGAAGCAAAGGTTCCAGACGGAAGAATATAGATTTCGTAGTAAAAAGCCAGGATGAACAGCTTTGGTCGTGGTAACCTGGATAGGTTCTTTTATGAAACTGGAGTAGGGGAGGTAGTGAAACGGCTCTAATGCAGGGCTGGACCTTCTGGGATGCTTTTACCAAATATTCATCAGTAGTGCACTATATCGTGGCCGGTGACATCCGATGTTTGGAAAGCTTAATGAGAGAGGTTTTGGGTTGAATTGCAGCTTCCATGACTCCCGCAACAAGTATTTTGAAGGTTTTCATGAGCAAATTTCTTTAGTCTATCTAGAACCAGTAATTAGTTGAATGAGATGAGCCTGTCAAAGAACGTTATAGCAATGTTATCCTATGTGCAATTCTCTCTTGACATCTCAGCATCACATGTTCTAGACCAGTCGTTACCTAGATACCAATCACTCCCTATTGGACATTTGGACTATATACTTCATGACCAATACGTAACGCAACATCAAGTTGTCGAAGAATTATAGCTCTCATTAATCTGATCTCGTAACCCGTAACAGCAAGCCCAGAAAgtggaccaaaaaaaaagaaaaaaaaagaaacgtgAATATATACAAAAGCCAAAAGAACAAAGCTACAAACGTGCCCTCGGAGGCTGCGCGTCCAGCTGCATGCTCGATGGCTGCAGAATAGGCTCTGCCATCACCGTGGCCTTGATCCGGCGCCCAAAATACTCAATCTCTACACCTGCTCCGGGTCCCAGCTCGGCTGGAAGCCAAGCAAAGGCAAGCGGCTTGCCAATGGTGTAGCCAAACACCGCACTCGAGACGTATCCCACGGCCTTGCCCGAGACAAACACGGGCTCCTTGCCCATCACCACGGACCGGCCGTCGTCCACAGCAATGGGGCGCAGCTTCTTTGCAGGCTTTTCGCTGGCAAGCCTCCTCACGGCCTCACAGCCCACGAATCCCCCCTTGCCCAGGTCGACGGCAGCGCCGAGCCCAGCCTCAAAGGGCCCATGCTCCGTCGTGACGTCGACGCCGTAGGTCCTGAAGCCCGCCTCCATGCGCAGCGCCGCAAACGCCGCCCGCCCCGCGGCAACGGCCCCGTGCGCCTGCCCGGCCTCCCACAGCGCGTCCCACAGCCGCAAGCCCTGCTCCGCCGAGGTGTAAATCTCCCACCCCGGCTCCCCGACAAAGGAGTGGCTGACGACCAGCACCGGCACGCCGCCCACCACCGACGAGCGCACCGCGTTCCTCGGCATGGCCGCCAGGTCGTCGCTGCAGATCCCGCCAACAACGTCGGCAGCCCGCGGGCCCCACACGCCCACGCCGCACGTCCCGCCCGTGACGTCCCGGACCTGCACGGAGCTCCCCGGGCGTGCCGCCGTCTGCAGCCGGGCCTCGCGCGCCAGGTAcgcggcgtcgacggcgcCGTTGACGGCCAGCTGGAAGGTCTGGTCCGCGAGCCTCGCGACGAAAACGTCGCTCCTCACGCCGCCGTGCtcgtccagcagcagcgtaAAGGTCACGGCGCCGGGGGGGCTCGACAGGTCGCTGGTGGCCAGCCcctgcagcagctccagGCTGCCGGGCCCCGTGACGAGCAGCCGGCGGATGGGGGAGATGTCAAACaggccggcggcggtgcgCGTCTTCCAGGCCTCGGCGGCCACGATGGGCGAGTGGTACCTGGCGGACCAGGCGTCGCGGTCCCGGGGCCGCCAGGCCGCCGGCAGCCGGTCCACGAGGTGCGCGTTGGCCTCGAACCAGTGCGGGCGCTCCCAGCCGCCGGCCTCGAGGAAGTAGGCGCCCAGGTCCCGCGCCTGGCGGGCGAAGAAGGGGCTGACGCGGAGGTTGCGCGGCGAGGACCGCGGCTGCAGCGGGTGGATGATGTCGTAGACCTCGTTGAAGGCCGTGGTGCACGTCTCGGCCACGTAGCCCTGCGTCAGCTGCACCTCGTCGAACCGCGTGACGTCGCACTCGGCCAGCAGGTCCACGTCCGACTTGCCCGTCGTCAGCAGCTGCGCCACCGCCCGCGCCACCCCGGCCGAGTGCGTGACCCAGACCGCCTCGGCCACGAAGAAGCCGTCCAGGTCCGGCGCGCGCCCCACCAGCGGCCCGCCGTCGGGCGTAAAGGACATGATGCCGTTGAAGCCCGTCTCGATGGTGGTGTCGGCGAGGGCCGGGAGGAGCTTCTTGCTCAGCTCCCAGGCCGGGGAGAAGTCCTCTGGGGTGAACTCCAAGCGGGACGGCATGTTTTGCTCGTCGACGTGGGCCGGGGTCGGACCCAGGGACGCCGCCGTCACGGGCAAGGGCCGGTGGCCGTAGTAGCCGATGCCGACCTGCTCGCCGTGCTCGCGGTAGTAGAGATCTCGGTCCTGGTGGCGGAGGATGGGGAGCGTGGCGCCGTTGGGGAGCGGGTTCTTGCCCCTCAGCGTCGGCACCGCCGTCGTCTTGACGTACTGGTGGCCCATGGGCTGCAGGGGCACGCGCAGGCCGACCATGGCGCCGAGCTCGACGCCCCAGAAGCCCGCGCACGAGAGCACCAGGTCCGCGGGGATGATGGCCCCCGTGCTGACCTCGACCCCCGTGACGCGCTTGGCCTCCTGCCGGATGCCTGTGACGCGCGTGTGCTCCAGGTAGCGCACGCCGGCCTTTTTCGTCCTCTCGATCAGCACCTGcaccgccttggccgccagcgCGAGGCCGTCCGTGGGGAAGAGCAGGCCCCCGAGGACGACGTCTGGGCCCAGGAGGGGGTAGAGCCTACGGCACTGCTCGGCCGAGAGCAGCTCCGCCTCGACTCCCCAGGAGCGGGCGTAGC is from Pyricularia oryzae 70-15 chromosome 2, whole genome shotgun sequence and encodes:
- a CDS encoding aminomethyltransferase, which translates into the protein MDPSQRVVIIGAGIVGVNIADELVSRGWSNITVLEQGPLSMPGGSTSHAPGLVFQTNPSKTLSKFAMYTVEKLLSIDCFNQVGGLEIAEAPERLEDLKRRYGYARSWGVEAELLSAEQCRRLYPLLGPDVVLGGLLFPTDGLALAAKAVQVLIERTKKAGVRYLEHTRVTGIRQEAKRVTGVEVSTGAIIPADLVLSCAGFWGVELGAMVGLRVPLQPMGHQYVKTTAVPTLRGKNPLPNGATLPILRHQDRDLYYREHGEQVGIGYYGHRPLPVTAASLGPTPAHVDEQNMPSRLEFTPEDFSPAWELSKKLLPALADTTIETGFNGIMSFTPDGGPLVGRAPDLDGFFVAEAVWVTHSAGVARAVAQLLTTGKSDVDLLAECDVTRFDEVQLTQGYVAETCTTAFNEVYDIIHPLQPRSSPRNLRVSPFFARQARDLGAYFLEAGGWERPHWFEANAHLVDRLPAAWRPRDRDAWSARYHSPIVAAEAWKTRTAAGLFDISPIRRLLVTGPGSLELLQGLATSDLSSPPGAVTFTLLLDEHGGVRSDVFVARLADQTFQLAVNGAVDAAYLAREARLQTAARPGSSVQVRDVTGGTCGVGVWGPRAADVVGGICSDDLAAMPRNAVRSSVVGGVPVLVVSHSFVGEPGWEIYTSAEQGLRLWDALWEAGQAHGAVAAGRAAFAALRMEAGFRTYGVDVTTEHGPFEAGLGAAVDLGKGGFVGCEAVRRLASEKPAKKLRPIAVDDGRSVVMGKEPVFVSGKAVGYVSSAVFGYTIGKPLAFAWLPAELGPGAGVEIEYFGRRIKATVMAEPILQPSSMQLDAQPPRARL